The Pyruvatibacter sp. HU-CL02332 genome includes a window with the following:
- a CDS encoding ATPase, T2SS/T4P/T4SS family: MSMTFDKKNTGNSETGGQPPADRAKPRDASSLNIHDLGIDVDVAAEEFVELDAPDDVDRGIERLIRSAGVTPPKRATPSASVTPISAAGMPEAANGQSTEQAVSAMPSPAIKVTDPEIAEQVEIADASSRIRSKAALGDMQRPIGERLVELGYVSRTGLDAAIAEQERSPHKLLGRILSDLDLFEGEQEHASDNAGHDPLHTLIDPEAIQVAPQDLIRSAQILPVSRGNGAIMVAIAHPKDIDRIEDLRPYLPAGTRVEPCFWPNDALEETIEAVLDHEMSAEGILKGLAHGTEERGADATVWADPAVRLVNAALLDAIRADASHAHFEPVDGYVRLRYRVDGAMQQSSSIDKRFWQPIATHMRNLAGLDGALGQEGAEPGEFTMRLGDRFFVCSLKTFDTLNGERMTIRMGEIARDPMSLGEIGLSDHSSALVLRSLVRPSGMVVVAGGRASGRTTSLYGMLGEMKAAERSIFTVERRIGYRLPLVSQLEVTTQQANNPQTLIEDVVAQDPDVLLFDKIDGKAAARSLANAASAGRLVLTSMDAPDSLSALIELIGMVDDPRHLAGRITTVMAQRLVRRLCSVCKQSRTASADECFIFGLDPTDRPTVYHPNGCPSCRSTGYRGRTVISEVLIIDDEMNDLIAEGASIADLRTTAADKGFQSLADDGVRKVLHGEVSPGELARAVDLAARL, from the coding sequence ATGAGCATGACCTTCGACAAGAAAAATACCGGTAACTCTGAAACAGGCGGTCAGCCACCTGCTGATCGGGCCAAGCCGCGCGATGCGTCTTCGTTGAACATCCATGACCTTGGTATTGATGTGGATGTTGCTGCTGAGGAATTCGTTGAACTGGACGCGCCCGACGACGTGGATCGTGGCATTGAGCGCCTGATCCGCTCTGCAGGCGTTACTCCACCCAAACGCGCAACGCCTTCAGCTAGTGTCACACCCATCAGCGCGGCTGGAATGCCAGAAGCAGCCAATGGGCAATCTACCGAACAAGCCGTCTCAGCAATGCCAAGTCCGGCAATCAAGGTCACCGATCCCGAAATTGCCGAACAGGTGGAGATCGCGGACGCCTCATCAAGGATTCGCTCAAAGGCTGCTCTTGGTGACATGCAGCGGCCCATTGGCGAGCGCTTGGTAGAGCTGGGCTATGTCAGCCGTACAGGTCTTGATGCTGCCATTGCCGAACAGGAACGCAGCCCGCACAAACTGCTGGGCCGCATCCTGTCTGATCTTGATCTGTTTGAAGGTGAGCAGGAACACGCATCTGACAACGCAGGCCATGATCCCCTGCACACCCTTATTGACCCGGAAGCCATTCAGGTTGCGCCGCAGGATCTGATCCGCTCAGCGCAGATACTTCCGGTGTCCCGTGGCAATGGCGCCATCATGGTGGCGATTGCTCACCCCAAAGACATCGATCGCATCGAAGACCTGCGTCCCTACCTTCCCGCAGGCACGCGTGTCGAGCCATGCTTCTGGCCAAATGACGCCTTGGAGGAAACGATCGAGGCCGTCCTCGACCATGAAATGTCTGCGGAGGGCATTCTCAAGGGTCTCGCACACGGAACCGAAGAACGCGGTGCGGATGCTACTGTTTGGGCTGATCCTGCCGTCCGACTCGTCAATGCAGCCCTGCTTGATGCTATTCGGGCAGATGCCAGTCATGCTCACTTCGAGCCAGTAGATGGCTATGTCCGACTTCGCTACCGGGTTGACGGTGCCATGCAGCAGTCATCATCGATCGATAAGCGCTTCTGGCAGCCTATCGCGACACATATGCGCAATCTTGCAGGCCTGGATGGCGCATTGGGTCAGGAGGGTGCGGAGCCTGGCGAATTCACCATGCGCCTCGGTGATCGCTTTTTTGTCTGTTCGCTGAAGACATTCGACACCTTGAATGGCGAACGCATGACGATCCGCATGGGCGAGATCGCGCGCGACCCGATGTCCCTTGGTGAAATCGGACTGTCAGACCATTCATCTGCTTTGGTGTTGCGCTCACTGGTTCGGCCATCGGGCATGGTGGTTGTCGCTGGTGGCCGCGCGTCTGGTCGCACAACCAGCCTCTACGGCATGCTGGGTGAAATGAAAGCGGCAGAGCGCTCCATTTTCACCGTGGAGCGCCGCATCGGCTATCGCCTGCCATTGGTCAGCCAGCTTGAAGTTACCACCCAGCAGGCAAACAATCCGCAGACACTGATTGAGGATGTTGTTGCACAGGATCCTGATGTTTTGTTGTTCGATAAGATCGACGGCAAAGCCGCTGCGCGGTCTTTGGCAAATGCTGCATCGGCAGGGCGCCTGGTTCTGACATCCATGGACGCTCCGGATTCCCTGTCAGCGTTGATCGAGCTCATCGGTATGGTCGATGACCCGCGTCACCTAGCAGGACGGATAACGACAGTCATGGCGCAGCGCCTTGTTCGCCGCCTTTGCTCCGTGTGCAAACAATCACGCACCGCCAGTGCAGATGAGTGCTTTATCTTTGGGCTTGATCCAACTGATCGACCCACCGTCTACCATCCCAACGGGTGCCCGTCGTGCCGCTCGACCGGCTACCGCGGGCGGACGGTGATTTCGGAAGTTCTGATCATTGATGATGAAATGAATGACCTGATTGCCGAAGGTGCAAGCATTGCCGATCTTCGCACAACGGCCGCCGACAAAGGTTTCCAGTCATTGGCTGATGATGGTGTGCGCAAAGTACTGCACGGTGAAGTCAGCCCGGGTGAGCTTGCTCGGGCGGTGGATCTGGCCGCACGTCTTTAG
- a CDS encoding acetolactate synthase large subunit: MNGAESLVQTFVNCGVEVCFSNPGTSEMHFVAALDRIDGIRPVLGLFEGVVTGAADGYGRMAGKPAATLLHLGAGLGNGFANLHNARRAATPIINVVGEHATYHRQYDAPLASDIASVARPNSVWMETPEEATEVAAAGARAYAASMSAPGGIATLILPADTAWLDADGAADPVEIAGFSEVDGGTIDKVAAALKNGKKSAILLRGRTLLADGLELAGRIQAATGARILCDTFTPRMQRGAGRVKIERIPYFAEQAVEHIAEVEQLILCGSQNPVAFFAYPGKESWLTPPDAETLVLARPEEDSLAALEALADAVGAPAQAPEHVALAKPDLGSGTLDADGVGRAIAHFLPDGAVVSDEGATAGLFTNIYTETAAPHDHMTLTGGAIGQGLPLAAGAALACPDQKVVCFHGDGGAMYTLQALWTMAREKLDVVTVILSNRSYAILNIELMRVGAENPGPKALSMLDLHNPELNWTQLANGMGVEAVRCETAEEFNDAFKSSMSRKGPFLIEAMI, from the coding sequence ATGAATGGTGCAGAGAGCCTTGTGCAGACTTTCGTCAATTGCGGCGTGGAAGTCTGCTTCTCGAACCCTGGCACATCCGAAATGCATTTCGTGGCAGCTCTTGATCGGATAGACGGCATCCGGCCGGTGCTCGGTCTGTTTGAAGGCGTTGTGACTGGTGCCGCCGATGGCTACGGCCGCATGGCCGGAAAACCTGCAGCAACTCTTCTCCATCTTGGTGCCGGCCTCGGCAATGGTTTTGCCAATCTGCACAACGCCCGCCGCGCGGCAACGCCAATCATCAACGTTGTGGGTGAGCACGCGACATACCACCGGCAATATGATGCGCCGCTGGCGTCTGATATCGCCAGTGTGGCCCGCCCGAACTCTGTCTGGATGGAAACGCCGGAGGAGGCCACTGAAGTGGCTGCTGCTGGTGCGCGGGCTTACGCTGCGTCCATGAGCGCCCCGGGCGGCATTGCCACTCTTATCCTTCCCGCTGATACCGCCTGGCTTGATGCTGACGGCGCAGCAGACCCGGTTGAGATTGCCGGGTTCAGCGAAGTCGATGGTGGCACGATCGACAAGGTCGCCGCTGCACTCAAGAATGGAAAGAAATCTGCGATCCTGTTGCGCGGTCGCACGCTGCTGGCAGACGGCCTTGAACTTGCCGGACGCATTCAGGCAGCAACAGGGGCGCGTATTCTGTGTGACACCTTCACACCACGCATGCAGCGTGGTGCAGGCCGCGTGAAGATCGAACGCATTCCGTATTTTGCAGAACAGGCCGTTGAGCACATTGCTGAAGTCGAACAGCTGATCCTGTGTGGCTCACAGAACCCCGTTGCCTTCTTCGCCTATCCCGGCAAGGAAAGCTGGCTGACACCACCGGACGCAGAAACACTTGTTCTTGCGCGCCCGGAAGAGGACAGCCTGGCAGCTCTTGAAGCTCTTGCAGACGCCGTTGGCGCACCCGCGCAGGCACCAGAGCATGTTGCGCTCGCGAAGCCTGACCTTGGGTCCGGTACTCTTGATGCGGATGGGGTAGGCCGAGCGATCGCTCATTTCCTTCCCGATGGCGCAGTTGTGTCGGACGAAGGAGCAACAGCCGGCCTCTTTACAAACATCTATACGGAGACCGCAGCTCCGCACGACCACATGACCCTTACTGGCGGTGCCATCGGTCAAGGACTTCCGCTGGCTGCCGGTGCGGCGCTTGCCTGTCCGGATCAAAAAGTAGTCTGCTTCCATGGCGACGGCGGCGCCATGTACACGCTGCAGGCACTTTGGACCATGGCACGTGAAAAGCTGGATGTGGTGACTGTCATTTTGTCCAACCGCTCATACGCCATCCTCAACATCGAACTGATGCGTGTGGGAGCTGAAAATCCCGGCCCCAAGGCGCTGTCCATGCTGGATCTTCATAATCCGGAACTGAACTGGACCCAGCTCGCCAATGGTATGGGCGTGGAAGCTGTGCGCTGTGAAACCGCTGAGGAATTCAATGACGCCTTCAAGTCTTCAATGTCCCGCAAAGGGCCATTCCTGATTGAGGCCATGATCTAG
- a CDS encoding LysE family transporter, translating to MPDWYLVLNGVLIGIVVAAPIGPVNLICIRRTLAYGRLNGFLSGLGAAVGDAVFAIVAAFGLTAAASMLVSVGDWLQAFGGIFLIALGIHTYLSKPADNETVATNTSSKLAAAVLATFVLTITNPATMLGFVAIFGGVGGLVTTEPSLLTATLLVAAVFIGSALWWLGVTMTVGLLRHRMTDQALILINRVSGVLIVSFGLFVIGRLIYNSLV from the coding sequence ATGCCCGACTGGTATCTAGTATTGAACGGTGTGCTTATCGGCATCGTGGTTGCGGCGCCCATCGGCCCGGTGAACCTGATCTGTATTCGCCGCACACTGGCCTATGGACGTCTCAACGGATTCCTATCCGGTCTGGGTGCTGCGGTGGGGGATGCTGTATTTGCAATCGTTGCAGCGTTTGGCCTGACGGCTGCTGCTTCCATGCTGGTCTCGGTTGGTGATTGGCTGCAGGCCTTTGGCGGGATTTTTCTCATTGCGCTGGGCATCCACACCTATTTGAGCAAGCCTGCTGACAACGAGACTGTAGCAACCAATACCAGCAGCAAGCTTGCGGCGGCAGTTCTGGCAACATTCGTGCTCACAATTACCAACCCGGCCACCATGCTGGGTTTTGTCGCGATCTTCGGCGGCGTTGGAGGCCTGGTGACAACCGAGCCAAGTCTACTGACTGCCACACTTCTCGTGGCAGCGGTATTCATCGGGTCAGCATTGTGGTGGCTGGGTGTTACCATGACCGTAGGGTTGCTGCGTCATCGCATGACAGATCAGGCGCTGATTCTGATCAATCGCGTATCTGGCGTATTGATTGTATCGTTCGGTCTCTTTGTCATCGGACGGTTGATTTACAATTCACTGGTCTAG